From one Oncorhynchus clarkii lewisi isolate Uvic-CL-2024 chromosome 6, UVic_Ocla_1.0, whole genome shotgun sequence genomic stretch:
- the LOC139411542 gene encoding U5 small nuclear ribonucleoprotein TSSC4-like: MCEQEDHGDGGRNKLSNRDAIKLTDNLSLSDSDPEERNESIDPEVEDLSSSDDEEHQNSCPGPGPKKPAFSLTGGSSSFSNRSRSIFDCLESAAKLSSSHLGQDNVIDGVFARPPPPPLLPSGKKYGEKVGELVSKPPQKRGVPDYLVNPERWTRYDLEDVPETSGSKNSMVAQQYIQSLQQKEKENTMEDDPEEPFTPTFNQGQSSSSEHKIVFSRPSRPQKDESAEVNKPDRTKAGMGLCHLDDEEEEGKGQAIAPQRPKESERKRKWTPVGDAEGVLIDRKDQPPIGFVISRNVKRKNFRKVSEKEED, translated from the coding sequence ATGTGTGAGCAAGAGGACCACGGAGACGGTGGACGTAACAAGCTGTCCAACAGGGACGCAATCAAGCTGACAGATAACCTCTCTCTGAGTGACTCCGACCCTGAAGAGCGTAATGAGTCCATAGACCCAGAGGTGGAAGACTTGTCCTCATCTGATGATGAAGAGCACCAGAACTCTTGCCCTGGTCCCGGTCCCAAGAAACCCGCATTCAGTCTGACAGGTGGCAGCTCAAGCTTCTCCAACCGCAGCCGAAGCATCTTTGATTGCCTGGAGAGTGCCGCTAAGCTGTCCTCGTCCCATCTGGGCCAGGACAATGTAATTGATGGGGTCTTTGCAcgtccccctccacccccactgCTGCCGAGTGGAAAGAAGTATGGGGAGAAGGTGGGGGAATTGGTCAGCAAGCCTCCTCAGAAGAGAGGAGTGCCAGATTACCTGGTGAATCCTGAGCGCTGGACGCGCTACGACCTGGAGGATGTGCCAGAGACCAGTGGCAGCAAGAATAGCATGGTGGCTCAGCAGTACATACAAAGCCTGCagcagaaggagaaggagaacacGATGGAAGATGATCCTGAAGAGCCTTTTACACCTACTTTCAACCAAGGCCAGAGTAGTAGCTCAGAGCATAAGATTGTGTTTTCCAGACCTAGCCGGCCACAGAAAGATGAATCTGCAGAAGTTAACAAGCCTGATCGAACTAAGGCAGGGATGGGTCTCTGTCACTTagatgatgaagaagaggagggtaaAGGCCAAGCAATCGCCCCCCAACGCCCAAAGGAGAGTGAGCGGAAGAGGAAGTGGACACCGGTGGGGGACGCAGAGGGCGTGCTGATTGATAGGAAGGATCAGCCGCCTATTGGCTTCGTCATTAGTAGGAACGTCAAAAGGAAGAACTTCCGCAAGGTGtcagagaaagaggaggactgA
- the LOC139411540 gene encoding anoctamin-5-like isoform X1 produces MRRITGKARDDILIEMKSAMDSQIGEECNGHSLNNFVEDGGTQLPGHTETDRLQQNKDTVFFRDGVRRIDFILSYLDDKDGEKKQERRREFEANLKKAGLELETEDKSDSDDLKTYFLKIHTPWEVLATYADVLKIKVPFKESDIPHGQDVPLEWLSRPFRLPGKVMRPQPDYFTSPFDKDKIDFFLIKNRDTFFPPSTRNRIVYYILSRCPYHKEDRKETDKKGIKRLLNNGTYTSAFPLHDCRYWERNTNEQCESERYHLYKNWARFLCFYKEQPLNLIRKYYGEKIGIYFAWLGFYTEMLFFAAVMGVICFTYGVLSYDDNLTSKEICDPSIGGSIVMCPLCDKKCSYWKLNSTCLSSWQSHLFDNEGTVFFAMFMGIWVTLFLEFWKRRQAQLEYEWDLVDFEEEQQQLQIRPEFETKCTDQRLNRITQEMEPYLPLPKKCGRFCLSGVTVLFWMLLIVACITGVIVYRLAVYAAFASIMKDSPTKKIHLVGSLITPQLATSVTASFINFVIIMILNFFYERVAIWITDMEIPKTHLEYENKLTMKMFLFQFVNYYSSCFYVAFFKGKFVGYPGNYTYMFGKYSRLRNEECDPGGCLIELTTQLVIVMTGKQVCGNIQEALLPLLRNWWCSRKARKDQYSRWEQDHDLQNFSQLGLFYEYLEMVIQFGFITLFVASFPLAPLLALCNNILEVRVDSWKFTTQFRRPVAAKAHNIGAWQEILNVVAILSVVTNAFIMAFTSDMIPRLVYLYAYHPGSEATMSGYINNSLSVYDISQIPLLSTPEEGAIPAWFNSSFITTCRYRDYRYPPGHQRQYSHTMQFWHILAAKLAFIIIMEHVVFVVKFFVAWLIPDVPSEVKARIKRERYLIQEYLHNYEVEKLKIQLSQSFIIEPKPEVCTATDKHDVLSECL; encoded by the exons ATGAGAAGAATAACGGGAAAGGCAAGGGATGACATTTTGATCGAAATGAAGAGCGCAATGGACTCCCAGATTGGAG AGGAATGTAATGGCCACAGTCTTAATAACTTTGTAGAGGACGGAGGTACACAGCTACCTGGACACACAGAG ACTGACAGACTACAGCAGAACAAAGACACCGTGTTCTTCAGGGACGGGGTTCGCAGGATTGACTTCATACTGTCGTACCTAGATGAcaaggatggagagaagaagcAG gagaggaggagggagtttGAGGCCAACCTTAAGAAGGCTGGACTGGAGCTTGAGACTGAGGACAAATCG GACTCGGATGATCTGAAAACATACTTCCTGAAGATCCACACCCCGTGGGAGGTGTTGGCCACCTACGCTGACGTGCTGAAGATCAAGGTTCCCTTTAAGGAAAGCGACATCCCCCACGGACAGGATGTTCCACTGGAGTGGCTCTCCCGACCGTTCCGCCTGCCAGGGAAGGTGATGCGCCCACAGCCTGACTACTTCACCTCTCCATTTGATAAGGACAAGATAGACTTCTTCCTCATCAAAAACCGAGACACCTTCTTCCCCCCCTCCACACGCAACAGAATA GTGTACTACATCCTGTCTCGCTGTCCGTACCATAAAGAGGACCGCAAGGAGACAGACAAGAAAGGTATCAAGCGGTTGCTGAACAACGGGACCTACACCTCAGCCTTCCCACTTCATGAT TGTCGATACTGGGAGAGGAACACAAATGAGCAGTGTGAGAGCGAACGCTACCACCTCTATAAGAATTGGGCTAGGTTCCTCTGTTTCTACAAGGAGCAGCCCCTCAACCTCATCAG GAAGTATTATGGGGAGAAGATTGGGATCTACTTTGCCTGGCTGGGCTTCTACACAGAGATGTTGTTCTTTGCTGCGGTCATGGGCGTCATATGTTTTACCTATGGTGTGCTAAGCTACGATGATAATTTAACAAG TAAGGAGATCTGTGACCCCAGCATTGGAGGGAGTATTGTGATGTGTCCGCTGTGTGATAAGAAGTGTAGTTACTGGAAGCTCAACTCCACGTGCCTCTCATCCTGG CAATCCCATCTGTTTGATAACGAGGGGACCGTGTTCTTTGCCATGTTTATGGGGATCTGGG TGACTCTGTTCCTGGAGTTCTGGAAGCGGCGCCAGGCCCAGTTGGAGTATGAGTGGGACCTGGTGGATTTCGAGGAGGAGCAGCAACAGCTCCAGATCCGCCCGGAGTTTGAGACCAAGTGCACTGACCAGAGACTCAACCGGATCACCCAG GAAATGGAGCCATACCTACCCCTCCCCAAAAAGTGTGGTCGCTTTTGCCTCTCCGGGgttactgttctgttctgg ATGCTTCTGATTGTGGCCTGTATCACTGGGGTGATAGTCTACAGGCTGGCTGTGTATGCAGCCTTTGCCAGCATCATGAAGGACAGCCCCACTAAGAAGATCCATCTGGTGGGCTCTCTCATCACCCCGCAGCTCGCTACCTCTGTCACCGCCTCCTTTATCAACTTTGTCATCATTATGATCCTTAACTTCTTCTATGAGCGAGTGGCCATCTGGATCACAGATATGG AAATTCCCAAGACACATCTGGAGTATGAAAACAAGTTGACAATGAAGATGTTCCTCTTCCAGTTTGTCAACTACTATTCTTCATGTTTCTACGTGGCCTTCTTCAAGGGCAAGTTTGTGGGTTACCCAGGCAACTACACGTACATGTTTGGCAAATACAGCAGGCTGAGGAACGAGGAG TGTGACCCAGGAGGCTGTCTGATTGAGCTGACCACCCAGCTGGTGATTGTCATGACAGGGAAGCAGGTGTGTGGGAACATCCAGGAGGCCCTACTGCC GCTGCTGAGGAACTGGTGGTGCAGCAGGAAGGCCCGGAAAGACCAGTACAGCCGCTGGGAGCAGGACCACGACCTGCAGAACTTCAGCCAGCTGGGCCTGTTCTATGAGTACCTGGAGATGG taatCCAGTTTGGCTTCATCACTCTGTTTGTGGCCTCTTTCCCCCTGGCCCCCCTGCTGGCCCTCTGTAACAACATCCTGGAGGTCAGAGTGGACTCCTGGAAGTTCACCACCCAGTTCCGCCGGCCTGTGGCGGCCAAGGCCCACAACATCGGAGCATGGCAGGAGATCCTCAATGTGGTGGCCATCTTGTCCGTTGTCACCAAT GCATTCATCATGGCCTTTACTTCAGACATGATCCCCCGCCTGGTCTACCTGTATGCCTACCACCCTGGCTCTGAAGCCACCATGAGTGGCTACATCAACAACAGCCTGTCAGTGTATGACATCTCCCAGATCCCTCTCCTCAGTACGCCCGAGGAGGGGGCGATTCCTGCCTGGTTCAACAGCTCCTTCATCACCACCTGCAG GTACCGTGACTACCGCTACCCTCCAGGCCACCAGAGGCAGTACTCCCACACTATGCAATTCTGGCACATCCTGGCAGCCAAACTGGCCTTCATCATTATCATGGAG CACGTGGTGTTTGTGGTGAAGTTTTTTGTGGCCTGGCTGATACCGGATGTGCCATCCGAGGTGAAGGCTCGGATCAAACGGGAACGTTACCTCATCCAGGAATACCTGCACAACTACGAGGTTGAGAAGCTCAAGATCCAGCTGAGTCAGAGTTTTATCATTGAACCCAAACCTGAGGTCTGCACTGCCACCGACAAGCATGACGTGTTATCGGAGTGCCTGTAG
- the LOC139411540 gene encoding anoctamin-5-like isoform X2: protein MKLLTEECNGHSLNNFVEDGGTQLPGHTETDRLQQNKDTVFFRDGVRRIDFILSYLDDKDGEKKQERRREFEANLKKAGLELETEDKSDSDDLKTYFLKIHTPWEVLATYADVLKIKVPFKESDIPHGQDVPLEWLSRPFRLPGKVMRPQPDYFTSPFDKDKIDFFLIKNRDTFFPPSTRNRIVYYILSRCPYHKEDRKETDKKGIKRLLNNGTYTSAFPLHDCRYWERNTNEQCESERYHLYKNWARFLCFYKEQPLNLIRKYYGEKIGIYFAWLGFYTEMLFFAAVMGVICFTYGVLSYDDNLTSKEICDPSIGGSIVMCPLCDKKCSYWKLNSTCLSSWQSHLFDNEGTVFFAMFMGIWVTLFLEFWKRRQAQLEYEWDLVDFEEEQQQLQIRPEFETKCTDQRLNRITQEMEPYLPLPKKCGRFCLSGVTVLFWMLLIVACITGVIVYRLAVYAAFASIMKDSPTKKIHLVGSLITPQLATSVTASFINFVIIMILNFFYERVAIWITDMEIPKTHLEYENKLTMKMFLFQFVNYYSSCFYVAFFKGKFVGYPGNYTYMFGKYSRLRNEECDPGGCLIELTTQLVIVMTGKQVCGNIQEALLPLLRNWWCSRKARKDQYSRWEQDHDLQNFSQLGLFYEYLEMVIQFGFITLFVASFPLAPLLALCNNILEVRVDSWKFTTQFRRPVAAKAHNIGAWQEILNVVAILSVVTNAFIMAFTSDMIPRLVYLYAYHPGSEATMSGYINNSLSVYDISQIPLLSTPEEGAIPAWFNSSFITTCRYRDYRYPPGHQRQYSHTMQFWHILAAKLAFIIIMEHVVFVVKFFVAWLIPDVPSEVKARIKRERYLIQEYLHNYEVEKLKIQLSQSFIIEPKPEVCTATDKHDVLSECL from the exons ATGAAACTATTAACAG AGGAATGTAATGGCCACAGTCTTAATAACTTTGTAGAGGACGGAGGTACACAGCTACCTGGACACACAGAG ACTGACAGACTACAGCAGAACAAAGACACCGTGTTCTTCAGGGACGGGGTTCGCAGGATTGACTTCATACTGTCGTACCTAGATGAcaaggatggagagaagaagcAG gagaggaggagggagtttGAGGCCAACCTTAAGAAGGCTGGACTGGAGCTTGAGACTGAGGACAAATCG GACTCGGATGATCTGAAAACATACTTCCTGAAGATCCACACCCCGTGGGAGGTGTTGGCCACCTACGCTGACGTGCTGAAGATCAAGGTTCCCTTTAAGGAAAGCGACATCCCCCACGGACAGGATGTTCCACTGGAGTGGCTCTCCCGACCGTTCCGCCTGCCAGGGAAGGTGATGCGCCCACAGCCTGACTACTTCACCTCTCCATTTGATAAGGACAAGATAGACTTCTTCCTCATCAAAAACCGAGACACCTTCTTCCCCCCCTCCACACGCAACAGAATA GTGTACTACATCCTGTCTCGCTGTCCGTACCATAAAGAGGACCGCAAGGAGACAGACAAGAAAGGTATCAAGCGGTTGCTGAACAACGGGACCTACACCTCAGCCTTCCCACTTCATGAT TGTCGATACTGGGAGAGGAACACAAATGAGCAGTGTGAGAGCGAACGCTACCACCTCTATAAGAATTGGGCTAGGTTCCTCTGTTTCTACAAGGAGCAGCCCCTCAACCTCATCAG GAAGTATTATGGGGAGAAGATTGGGATCTACTTTGCCTGGCTGGGCTTCTACACAGAGATGTTGTTCTTTGCTGCGGTCATGGGCGTCATATGTTTTACCTATGGTGTGCTAAGCTACGATGATAATTTAACAAG TAAGGAGATCTGTGACCCCAGCATTGGAGGGAGTATTGTGATGTGTCCGCTGTGTGATAAGAAGTGTAGTTACTGGAAGCTCAACTCCACGTGCCTCTCATCCTGG CAATCCCATCTGTTTGATAACGAGGGGACCGTGTTCTTTGCCATGTTTATGGGGATCTGGG TGACTCTGTTCCTGGAGTTCTGGAAGCGGCGCCAGGCCCAGTTGGAGTATGAGTGGGACCTGGTGGATTTCGAGGAGGAGCAGCAACAGCTCCAGATCCGCCCGGAGTTTGAGACCAAGTGCACTGACCAGAGACTCAACCGGATCACCCAG GAAATGGAGCCATACCTACCCCTCCCCAAAAAGTGTGGTCGCTTTTGCCTCTCCGGGgttactgttctgttctgg ATGCTTCTGATTGTGGCCTGTATCACTGGGGTGATAGTCTACAGGCTGGCTGTGTATGCAGCCTTTGCCAGCATCATGAAGGACAGCCCCACTAAGAAGATCCATCTGGTGGGCTCTCTCATCACCCCGCAGCTCGCTACCTCTGTCACCGCCTCCTTTATCAACTTTGTCATCATTATGATCCTTAACTTCTTCTATGAGCGAGTGGCCATCTGGATCACAGATATGG AAATTCCCAAGACACATCTGGAGTATGAAAACAAGTTGACAATGAAGATGTTCCTCTTCCAGTTTGTCAACTACTATTCTTCATGTTTCTACGTGGCCTTCTTCAAGGGCAAGTTTGTGGGTTACCCAGGCAACTACACGTACATGTTTGGCAAATACAGCAGGCTGAGGAACGAGGAG TGTGACCCAGGAGGCTGTCTGATTGAGCTGACCACCCAGCTGGTGATTGTCATGACAGGGAAGCAGGTGTGTGGGAACATCCAGGAGGCCCTACTGCC GCTGCTGAGGAACTGGTGGTGCAGCAGGAAGGCCCGGAAAGACCAGTACAGCCGCTGGGAGCAGGACCACGACCTGCAGAACTTCAGCCAGCTGGGCCTGTTCTATGAGTACCTGGAGATGG taatCCAGTTTGGCTTCATCACTCTGTTTGTGGCCTCTTTCCCCCTGGCCCCCCTGCTGGCCCTCTGTAACAACATCCTGGAGGTCAGAGTGGACTCCTGGAAGTTCACCACCCAGTTCCGCCGGCCTGTGGCGGCCAAGGCCCACAACATCGGAGCATGGCAGGAGATCCTCAATGTGGTGGCCATCTTGTCCGTTGTCACCAAT GCATTCATCATGGCCTTTACTTCAGACATGATCCCCCGCCTGGTCTACCTGTATGCCTACCACCCTGGCTCTGAAGCCACCATGAGTGGCTACATCAACAACAGCCTGTCAGTGTATGACATCTCCCAGATCCCTCTCCTCAGTACGCCCGAGGAGGGGGCGATTCCTGCCTGGTTCAACAGCTCCTTCATCACCACCTGCAG GTACCGTGACTACCGCTACCCTCCAGGCCACCAGAGGCAGTACTCCCACACTATGCAATTCTGGCACATCCTGGCAGCCAAACTGGCCTTCATCATTATCATGGAG CACGTGGTGTTTGTGGTGAAGTTTTTTGTGGCCTGGCTGATACCGGATGTGCCATCCGAGGTGAAGGCTCGGATCAAACGGGAACGTTACCTCATCCAGGAATACCTGCACAACTACGAGGTTGAGAAGCTCAAGATCCAGCTGAGTCAGAGTTTTATCATTGAACCCAAACCTGAGGTCTGCACTGCCACCGACAAGCATGACGTGTTATCGGAGTGCCTGTAG
- the LOC139411540 gene encoding anoctamin-5-like isoform X3: MRPQPDYFTSPFDKDKIDFFLIKNRDTFFPPSTRNRIVYYILSRCPYHKEDRKETDKKGIKRLLNNGTYTSAFPLHDCRYWERNTNEQCESERYHLYKNWARFLCFYKEQPLNLIRKYYGEKIGIYFAWLGFYTEMLFFAAVMGVICFTYGVLSYDDNLTSKEICDPSIGGSIVMCPLCDKKCSYWKLNSTCLSSWQSHLFDNEGTVFFAMFMGIWVTLFLEFWKRRQAQLEYEWDLVDFEEEQQQLQIRPEFETKCTDQRLNRITQEMEPYLPLPKKCGRFCLSGVTVLFWMLLIVACITGVIVYRLAVYAAFASIMKDSPTKKIHLVGSLITPQLATSVTASFINFVIIMILNFFYERVAIWITDMEIPKTHLEYENKLTMKMFLFQFVNYYSSCFYVAFFKGKFVGYPGNYTYMFGKYSRLRNEECDPGGCLIELTTQLVIVMTGKQVCGNIQEALLPLLRNWWCSRKARKDQYSRWEQDHDLQNFSQLGLFYEYLEMVIQFGFITLFVASFPLAPLLALCNNILEVRVDSWKFTTQFRRPVAAKAHNIGAWQEILNVVAILSVVTNAFIMAFTSDMIPRLVYLYAYHPGSEATMSGYINNSLSVYDISQIPLLSTPEEGAIPAWFNSSFITTCRYRDYRYPPGHQRQYSHTMQFWHILAAKLAFIIIMEHVVFVVKFFVAWLIPDVPSEVKARIKRERYLIQEYLHNYEVEKLKIQLSQSFIIEPKPEVCTATDKHDVLSECL; encoded by the exons ATGCGCCCACAGCCTGACTACTTCACCTCTCCATTTGATAAGGACAAGATAGACTTCTTCCTCATCAAAAACCGAGACACCTTCTTCCCCCCCTCCACACGCAACAGAATA GTGTACTACATCCTGTCTCGCTGTCCGTACCATAAAGAGGACCGCAAGGAGACAGACAAGAAAGGTATCAAGCGGTTGCTGAACAACGGGACCTACACCTCAGCCTTCCCACTTCATGAT TGTCGATACTGGGAGAGGAACACAAATGAGCAGTGTGAGAGCGAACGCTACCACCTCTATAAGAATTGGGCTAGGTTCCTCTGTTTCTACAAGGAGCAGCCCCTCAACCTCATCAG GAAGTATTATGGGGAGAAGATTGGGATCTACTTTGCCTGGCTGGGCTTCTACACAGAGATGTTGTTCTTTGCTGCGGTCATGGGCGTCATATGTTTTACCTATGGTGTGCTAAGCTACGATGATAATTTAACAAG TAAGGAGATCTGTGACCCCAGCATTGGAGGGAGTATTGTGATGTGTCCGCTGTGTGATAAGAAGTGTAGTTACTGGAAGCTCAACTCCACGTGCCTCTCATCCTGG CAATCCCATCTGTTTGATAACGAGGGGACCGTGTTCTTTGCCATGTTTATGGGGATCTGGG TGACTCTGTTCCTGGAGTTCTGGAAGCGGCGCCAGGCCCAGTTGGAGTATGAGTGGGACCTGGTGGATTTCGAGGAGGAGCAGCAACAGCTCCAGATCCGCCCGGAGTTTGAGACCAAGTGCACTGACCAGAGACTCAACCGGATCACCCAG GAAATGGAGCCATACCTACCCCTCCCCAAAAAGTGTGGTCGCTTTTGCCTCTCCGGGgttactgttctgttctgg ATGCTTCTGATTGTGGCCTGTATCACTGGGGTGATAGTCTACAGGCTGGCTGTGTATGCAGCCTTTGCCAGCATCATGAAGGACAGCCCCACTAAGAAGATCCATCTGGTGGGCTCTCTCATCACCCCGCAGCTCGCTACCTCTGTCACCGCCTCCTTTATCAACTTTGTCATCATTATGATCCTTAACTTCTTCTATGAGCGAGTGGCCATCTGGATCACAGATATGG AAATTCCCAAGACACATCTGGAGTATGAAAACAAGTTGACAATGAAGATGTTCCTCTTCCAGTTTGTCAACTACTATTCTTCATGTTTCTACGTGGCCTTCTTCAAGGGCAAGTTTGTGGGTTACCCAGGCAACTACACGTACATGTTTGGCAAATACAGCAGGCTGAGGAACGAGGAG TGTGACCCAGGAGGCTGTCTGATTGAGCTGACCACCCAGCTGGTGATTGTCATGACAGGGAAGCAGGTGTGTGGGAACATCCAGGAGGCCCTACTGCC GCTGCTGAGGAACTGGTGGTGCAGCAGGAAGGCCCGGAAAGACCAGTACAGCCGCTGGGAGCAGGACCACGACCTGCAGAACTTCAGCCAGCTGGGCCTGTTCTATGAGTACCTGGAGATGG taatCCAGTTTGGCTTCATCACTCTGTTTGTGGCCTCTTTCCCCCTGGCCCCCCTGCTGGCCCTCTGTAACAACATCCTGGAGGTCAGAGTGGACTCCTGGAAGTTCACCACCCAGTTCCGCCGGCCTGTGGCGGCCAAGGCCCACAACATCGGAGCATGGCAGGAGATCCTCAATGTGGTGGCCATCTTGTCCGTTGTCACCAAT GCATTCATCATGGCCTTTACTTCAGACATGATCCCCCGCCTGGTCTACCTGTATGCCTACCACCCTGGCTCTGAAGCCACCATGAGTGGCTACATCAACAACAGCCTGTCAGTGTATGACATCTCCCAGATCCCTCTCCTCAGTACGCCCGAGGAGGGGGCGATTCCTGCCTGGTTCAACAGCTCCTTCATCACCACCTGCAG GTACCGTGACTACCGCTACCCTCCAGGCCACCAGAGGCAGTACTCCCACACTATGCAATTCTGGCACATCCTGGCAGCCAAACTGGCCTTCATCATTATCATGGAG CACGTGGTGTTTGTGGTGAAGTTTTTTGTGGCCTGGCTGATACCGGATGTGCCATCCGAGGTGAAGGCTCGGATCAAACGGGAACGTTACCTCATCCAGGAATACCTGCACAACTACGAGGTTGAGAAGCTCAAGATCCAGCTGAGTCAGAGTTTTATCATTGAACCCAAACCTGAGGTCTGCACTGCCACCGACAAGCATGACGTGTTATCGGAGTGCCTGTAG